The following are encoded together in the Citrus sinensis cultivar Valencia sweet orange chromosome 1, DVS_A1.0, whole genome shotgun sequence genome:
- the LOC102616973 gene encoding aldehyde dehydrogenase family 2 member C4-like — translation MEGSLSNGSCKSLFKMPEIKFTKLFINGEFVDSVSGKTFETIDPRTGEAIARIAEGDKEDVDLAVKAARQAFDHGPWPRFSGAERRGIMLKFADLIEEHAEVLAVLEALDAGKLHSWAKMGDIPGAANTLRYYAGAADKIHGEVLKMSRALQGYTLREPIGVVGHIIPWNFPTTMFFMKVSPALAAGCTMIVKPAEQTPLIALYFAHLAKLAGVPDGVLNVVPGFGPTAGAAIASHMDIDKVSFTGSTDVGRQVMQAAATSNLKPVSLELGGKSPLLIFDDVDVNTAADMALLGILFNKGEICVASSRVYVQEGIYDEFEKKLVEKAKAWVVGDPFDPAVRQGPQVDKKQFDRILSYIEHGKREGATLLTGGKPIGKKGYYIEPTIFTNVTEDMLIAKNEIFGPVMALMKFKTVEEAIKSANNTRYGLAAGIMTKDLNVANTVSRSIRAGIIWINCYFAFDSDCPYGGYKMSGFGRDCGLESLHNYLQVKSVVTPIFNSPWL, via the exons ATGGAGGGCAGTCTTAGCAATGGAAGCTGCAAGTCTTTATTCAAGATGCCGGAGATCAAGTTCACGAAGCTGTTCATTAACGGAGAATTTGTTGATTCTGTTTCAG GGAAAACGTTTGAAACAATTGATCCAAGGACAGGAGAAGCAATAGCAAGAATTGCTGAAGGAGACAAGGAGGATGTTGATCTTGCCGTCAAGGCAGCACGTCAGGCGTTTGATCACGGTCCATGGCCACGTTTTTCTGGAGCC GAAAGGAGAGGGATAATGTTGAAGTTTGCGGACTTAATTGAAGAACACGCAGAGGTATTAGCGGTGCTGGAAGCTCTTGATGCTGGCAAATTGCACAGTTGGGCCAAAATGGGCGACATTCCAGGAGCTGCTAATACCCTTCGTTACTATGCTGGTGCAGCTGATAAAATACACGGAGAGGTTCTAAAAATGTCTCGGGCGTTACAGGGCTACACGTTGCGTGAGCCAATTGGCGTTGTTGGACACATCATTCCCTGGAATTTTCCTACCACCATGTTTTTCATGAAGGTTAGCCCTGCGTTAGCCGCTGGGTGCACAATGATTGTCAAGCCTGCTGAGCAAACTCCCCTTATTGCTCTTTATTTTGCCCATCTTGCCAAGCTG GCTGGAGTACCTGATGGAGTGCTTAATGTTGTACCTGGATTTGGACCAACTGCTGGTGCTGCCATCGCCTCCCATATGGACATTGATAAA GTTAGTTTTACAGGGTCTACGGATGTCGGACGTCAAGTGATGCAGGCCGCAGCAACAAGCAACTTGAAGCCAGTTTCACTAGAATTAGGTGGCAAGTCACCTCTCTTGATTTTTGATGATGTTGATGTAAACACAGCTGCAGACATGGCGCTTCTGGGCATCCTGTTTAACAAG GGAGAAATTTGTGTGGCAAGTTCTCGTGTTTATGTCCAGGAAGGAATTTATgatgaatttgaaaagaagTTGGTCGAAAAGGCAAAAGCTTGGGTAGTTGGTGATCCTTTTGATCCTGCAGTTCGTCAAGGACCCCAg GTCGATAAGAAGCAGTTCGATAGAATTCTTTCGTACATTGAGCATGGCAAGAGGGAAGGAGCCACATTGTTAACAGGGGGTAAGCCTATCGGCAAGAAGGGGTATTATATTGAGCCTACAATTTTCACAAATGTTACG GAAGACATGCTGATAGCAAAGAATGAAATTTTCGGACCTGTGATGGCATTGATGAAATTCAA GACTGTTGAGGAGGCAATTAAGAGTGCAAATAATACCAGATATGGCCTAGCAGCAGGCATTATGACAAAGGACTTGAATGTGGCTAATACCGTCTCTAGATCAATTCGAGCAGGCATTATATGGATCAATtgttattttgcttttgacaGCGACTGCCCTTACGGAGGATACAAGATGAGTGGATTTGGTAGAGACTGTGGACTGGAATCTCTACATAACTATCTGCAGGTCAAGTCCGTTGTGACTCCCATTTTCAATTCTCCTTGGCTGTGA